taaggtggtattgtaaacttctcagggagaagtataattattaaccatcctctgcgggcaatgtaagatggtattgtaaatgttaaccaccctctgcgtgcaatgtaaggtggtattgtgaacttctcagggagaagtgtaattattaaccatcctctgcaagcaatgtaagatggtattgcaaaacttctcagggagaagtgtaattgttaaaccatcctctgcgggcaatgtaagatggtattgtaattgttgaccatcctctgcaggcaatgtaagatggtagaaaaagatcctctccaccctctatgggcaatgcaaggtggatccagtctatgcttatGTGCAAGCTGGAAGATTATGATCATGTAGTTCCAtacttgcttgtgtgcaagatcctaattaagagggagtgttgtttgtaattagggttagcggattccaattgccttggacaacattggaatccgcctccaACATATAGGGCTAGGCCCAATACCTCTCGGCTCCACCTAAAAGGCCTCCACGCTACATCCAAACCCAACTCGCCTCcatgatagggccaaccctatccaATTCACTTAAAaggaattaaaataataaaaatgtttAATTTGCAAAGAAGGCTGACATGATTGAGAAGTATTATGACTCCTATAAATATAGCATATACTTCTCATTATTTCATCTATTCAGTTTTTGCAAGAAAGGTGCGAAATATGTTCTAAGGAAGCGAAATATTGAGTCAAGGCAGTTGACAACAACGATCTACATTAAAGTGCAGCAGAACATAATAGAAGACAGTGAATTCTACCAAATGCAACAGATCACCACCAAGAGATAGAGAACTCCATTGAAGGCCCAAACAAACCCTATAGAAGGATTGCGAACTACTTGAAAGGTGCTGCTACCCTTGTAACACACAGCAATCTGATTAGGAGGACTGCAAatcatgatcttcattagcaaACTAATTGTGAAGACTTCTATCTCATCTTCCTTGTGATTGCAACctctatactccagataagtgtgtaatgatcagttgaattcaaaatcataataagatctgaggatcttttggcagggtttttcctcctaggaggttttcccagggtaactgtgctttgtctttttgcattcatttcctttactatgcttaaatctggaaaacaataaatttaattaacctAGTTAAAACTAAttttgattttctgagttttattcaatctgaaagtacgAAAATTAACAAACGAGGGTTTCTAATAGAAGGAAACCACATAGGCACAACTGTCTTTGGTTGACTGGTTTTTCCCTTTtgaatctttttcaaaaccctagcaTGCGTGTGCCATTAGGTGGGGAAAACAAGAGTGGGAAAAATGTTTATGGAGCAttgaaaaatgtggaagcatagtaAACCGCAACGTATTCTGCAATAGCTCTGCAATGCACTGCTCGAGACCTCATCGGACATGTGTTCTCTTTCCTCGCATTGGGGTGTGCACTGCCTCCTCCTCCGCCATCTACAAATTGCCAAACACTCAGCCCTGCAGGGAACAACGAAATCCTGCCTCGTTCCATGTGAAGGCAACAATATTGATCTAAAAATTTAATCCAATaagaacacataaaattcattcattaatacATTTTGCTTAAAAAATGTTTAAATCAAACAATTTAAACATTGAGAAATAGGAAACTGCATATGTATGCAATGTGATTGGCTGGAAGACTAATAACTATTCGAAGGATAAAGAATGCCTTAGACAATAATTCCTAGAAGACGgagactaaaaataaataaaaattattcgaAATAATACTTATTGTTGTGAATAGACACTAGAACGAGAAAAACAAGTTTCTCTTTGCACCATTCATACACATTTAATAAGTCGAACTAAATTATCCTTCCAAGCAAATCAGTCTAATTTGCATGGATGGAAACTTCGTATTATTCAAATTTGATACGTGTAGGAGATCTAGACATAAACAAAATATGCGTGTCAAATTCACCTGGAACATGACAAACACCTGAAAAGAACATAAACAGACAAACAAGTTTGTAGCATGATGCCACTCTTTGATTTATAACAAGAAGACCTTTTCTCAACTCAACTCTGCAACATAAATTACGTAAATACCATACTTCCATGCAAGAAGACATATTACACAAAATGCTAACCATTCACCCATCAAGATACATCTTTCAGCATTGCCAAAGGGAAGAAGATGGGATGTGGGAAAACTTGTTGGAAGATCTGTCAAGTTCAAGATTTAGGCAATTCATTCAAAAGATATGTCTGTTTCACCACCTAGAATCGATTGATAAGCTTATTGTGGAGTTTGTGAGTGATTTCAGAGCTCATGAAGACGTTTTCAGTGTGCGTGTGAATGTTATTTCTGTCAAAGAAGATGGCATTGCAAAGGCCACTGGGTTAACTCTTGAGGATTTGGAAGTAGGGTTTTGGGATGCCTGTATGAAGGAGTTGGATGTGGGTATGGGAATGGAGCTCAGTCACCAGAGGTGGTGTCCTGGCAAGTTGGCTTCTGCAGGTATTACAGGTAAAAGGGCATGTTTGCAGTTTACTGTGGATTGTAAAGATAAGACTGGGAAGGCTGTGTTGTCATTAGCAATGCAGCATTTGTCAGGGATTAATGGTACAACTTGTAATGTAAAGGAGTGTATAGATAGCATCGATGGGTTTATAGCTAGGGTAAATACAAAATGGCCCAGATTTGTGGCACAGAGAATGGCCTTTGCATTTCCCAGGCTGCAGAAGAGGCTGTCTGATTTTGTTACATATGATTCTGTTATTGCCATGCTTCTGCTGCATCAGGCCCCTGGACTAGTAAAGAAGACTGAAATTAATAGTGGGTGTTGTatgcaacaagaagaagaagaattaaaaTGTATAGGTAATTCTAGTGGGAGGAACATAAATGTTGTAGAAAATGCATCTGGGATGAGCTTAAATGATTTAGGAAATGCCTGTTGGAACAAGGCACAGGAGCCCTTAATAGAGGTGATGATTGAAGTGGGAGATCACAGTGTCTATTGGGAGGAGGCAATTGAAGGATCAAAAGATGTGAATTTTGAAGTAGAAAGGGTGCAGAAATTTGAGATGAATGCATGTCAGAAGCGTGGAGAAGGCCTTGACTTAAAGAAGACTAGTTATGTTTTGGCCATCCAGACCCCTGGGATTACACAGAGATGCTTACGAGGGTCACCATCGCGTAAATTCTGTTGCTCACAATGTCCTCCTCAGAAGGAAACCTTGAAGAAATCTAAAATGTGTGGGGAAAGGCTTAGGAGAGGCCAAGTTGGGGAACTAACCGAGATACCATGTAGGAAATCCAGAAGAGAAGAGTATGAAGTTCGCTCAGAATCTACTATTCGCACTGATTGCAGGCACCGAGCTCAATCAGCTGCCCAAAAGAGAAAATCACGGTCTATAACTGAATTGCTCGTAGACAAAAAACCCAAACCTAATCCACCTGAAAATTTTATGGAAGAAAGGAATACCAAACTAAGTGAAGATCTATCATCTGGCACTAAGGCATACAATTCTTATGCAGGACCTTTAGAAATGGAACATATTCAGAAGGCAGGTGAAGCTAATTTAGATGTTCTGAATGGCTACGCGAAAAAAGGTCATCGGTGTAGAGGTCATCAGGAATCACTGATGCAGGCAAAAGCAAAACTCGAAGAATTGGAGAGTACATTAACAGAGTATCTACTAAAAATGAAGGAATCTAAGGATCTTCACAATCAAAAGGATGATCAATTGAAGGAGATGGAGGCTCAGTTTAATCTGACAAAAGCTGAACTAAATTCTAAAGTAAAGGAGAACACCAGAATACTAAAAGAATTGCATGAAATTAAACTAGATTTGAGCCAAAAAGAAAGCGCATGGAAAATCATCAATGAAAAGATTACTACAGTTAAAGAGGAACTCGAACATTGGATCATGCAGAAAACCATCCAATCAATTGAAGCTGCCATAAATACACAGAATTGTTACAAGCAAAAAGATGATAAGATAAAAGGTCTGCAAGCACAATTGATTCAGTCCAAAGTACAAATCAAAAGTGCAGTTGATGAGAAAAAAAATATGTCAGTGCAGCTACAGAAGATGAAAGAATCCCTGGATTATCACATGGAAACGGCTGGCAGGTTAGGTGATCTGGAGATTCAGTTGATGTTAGAAACACGTAAAATAAAATCTCTTAGTGACGAAAACAAGAAATTGTCCGAGGAGCTGAAAGAGACAAAAGATGATTTGAACAGAAAAGAGGTCGCTTGGAAGAAATCGAATGAGAAACTAGTACATTCCATCAAGTCTATAATGGAGAACGATTTTTCTGAACACACACACTTGGAGCAGGCAGCCATTTTGGAGCAGAAACCTGAATATGCTAATTTTCTAGAGTGCTCTTTCAATGCACTGAAGCTACAAATAGATAATCTCATGGAAAAATGTGTGAATTCATTTATATTTGGAGAAACCACTTATCAAAATTGTGAGAATGATCTCGACGTTATCTGTTCCATCTGTATGGAACCATGGAATTCCAATGGCGAGCATCAAATCTGGTATGAATAATGAATTGGTTTTAGTCATCTATGCATTCACCTACAAATTGTAGTATTTAAAATTCTTGTTATTGATGATAAACAGGTCAACATAAAAGAAATAAAGATATACAGATATATGCTCATTTTGTCGATCTTAAGATAGCTCAAACAGTTACGCACACAAATGATTAGTAAAGGACAAGACAAATAGATAAAAATGGAAGCAGGAAACCCTTTTCTACCACAAAAAGTGAACCAAATGAATAGCAGTCAAAGGGCAATGATACACTTAGAAACAATTGTACAAGGATGATGGGCAATCTAATCTCGTTTAATTATAGCGTCATTGTGTCCGGTGCATTGCATTAATTAGTGCCTGCTCTCAACATGTCGGTCTTAATTAGCATGAATTTTATAAGATACATTTATCTTGATTAACATGACTTAATCAATCTACAATGACTCAGAGCTGACCACATATATAGCATATACGTCCCAGAAGAAAATGTACAGTCTATTGGCTGTACCATTAGACACATC
This genomic stretch from Cryptomeria japonica chromosome 8, Sugi_1.0, whole genome shotgun sequence harbors:
- the LOC131049309 gene encoding uncharacterized protein LOC131049309 isoform X1, coding for MQEDILHKMLTIHPSRYIFQHCQREEDGMWENLLEDLSSSRFRQFIQKICLFHHLESIDKLIVEFVSDFRAHEDVFSVRVNVISVKEDGIAKATGLTLEDLEVGFWDACMKELDVGMGMELSHQRWCPGKLASAGITGKRACLQFTVDCKDKTGKAVLSLAMQHLSGINGTTCNVKECIDSIDGFIARVNTKWPRFVAQRMAFAFPRLQKRLSDFVTYDSVIAMLLLHQAPGLVKKTEINSGCCMQQEEEELKCIGNSSGRNINVVENASGMSLNDLGNACWNKAQEPLIEVMIEVGDHSVYWEEAIEGSKDVNFEVERVQKFEMNACQKRGEGLDLKKTSYVLAIQTPGITQRCLRGSPSRKFCCSQCPPQKETLKKSKMCGERLRRGQVGELTEIPCRKSRREEYEVRSESTIRTDCRHRAQSAAQKRKSRSITELLVDKKPKPNPPENFMEERNTKLSEDLSSGTKAYNSYAGPLEMEHIQKAGEANLDVLNGYAKKGHRCRGHQESLMQAKAKLEELESTLTEYLLKMKESKDLHNQKDDQLKEMEAQFNLTKAELNSKVKENTRILKELHEIKLDLSQKESAWKIINEKITTVKEELEHWIMQKTIQSIEAAINTQNCYKQKDDKIKGLQAQLIQSKVQIKSAVDEKKNMSVQLQKMKESLDYHMETAGRLGDLEIQLMLETRKIKSLSDENKKLSEELKETKDDLNRKEVAWKKSNEKLVHSIKSIMENDFSEHTHLEQAAILEQKPEYANFLECSFNALKLQIDNLMEKCVNSFIFGETTYQNCENDLDVICSICMEPWNSNGEHQICSLACGHYFGRSCIRKWLEQNRVTNSRKRYDGYLNIATQRQVLCGILKMKMSSLQLQ
- the LOC131049309 gene encoding uncharacterized protein LOC131049309 isoform X2 yields the protein MQEDILHKMLTIHPSRYIFQHCQREEDGMWENLLEDLSSSRFRQFIQKICLFHHLESIDKLIVEFVSDFRAHEDVFSVRVNVISVKEDGIAKATGLTLEDLEVGFWDACMKELDVGMGMELSHQRWCPGKLASAGITGKRACLQFTVDCKDKTGKAVLSLAMQHLSGINGTTCNVKECIDSIDGFIARVNTKWPRFVAQRMAFAFPRLQKRLSDFVTYDSVIAMLLLHQAPGLVKKTEINSGCCMQQEEEELKCIGNSSGRNINVVENASGMSLNDLGNACWNKAQEPLIEVMIEVGDHSVYWEEAIEGSKDVNFEVERVQKFEMNACQKRGEGLDLKKTSYVLAIQTPGITQRCLRGSPSRKFCCSQCPPQKETLKKSKMCGERLRRGQVGELTEIPCRKSRREEYEVRSESTIRTDCRHRAQSAAQKRKSRSITELLVDKKPKPNPPENFMEERNTKLSEDLSSGTKAYNSYAGPLEMEHIQKAGEANLDVLNGYAKKGHRCRGHQESLMQAKAKLEELESTLTEYLLKMKESKDLHNQKDDQLKEMEAQFNLTKAELNSKVKENTRILKELHEIKLDLSQKESAWKIINEKITTVKEELEHWIMQKTIQSIEAAINTQNCYKQKDDKIKGLQAQLIQSKVQIKSAVDEKKNMSVQLQKMKESLDYHMETAGRLGDLEIQLMLETRKIKSLSDENKKLSEELKETKDDLNRKEVAWKKSNEKLVHSIKSIMENDFSEHTHLEQAAILEQKPEYANFLECSFNALKLQIDNLMEKCVNSFIFGETTYQNCENDLDVICSICMEPWNSNGEHQICSLACGHYFGRSCIRKWLEQNRVTNSRKCPLCFKKAKLRDIRLHYL